In Luteimonas galliterrae, the sequence CGTTTTTCCATCCGGCTGCTTCAGGCGCAGGAACAGCGGCTGCGGCTTGGTGGGCTTGCCGTCCTGGTCGCGCAGCAGCGCGGACAGGCGCACGGTTTCGCCGGGGCGATACAGATCGCGGCCGGACCAGGCGAACACGTCGAACCAGGCCTGCTCGCGGCCGGCGACGGCGAATTCGGAAAGGTCCAGCGCCGGCTGGTTGAAGGGCAGCAGGGACACGTCTTTGCCGCGCGTGGCGGTGAGCACGTGCGCCGCGTCCAGCTTGTAATTGAGCATCGCATTGCCGTTGCCGTCGGTCTCGCCCTTCAGCACCGGCTCGCCGTTGGCATCCAGGATGCGAAGCTCCACGCCGCCCACCGGGGCGCCGCCGGACAGCGATGCGGTATGCACGAACAACTTGTCCTTGTAGGCGCGCGTATGCAGGCCGACGTCGCTCACCGAGAAGTAAGCGGTTTCGAACTGATCCTGGAACTGGCCCGCGCGTTTCATCACCGCGAAATACAGGCCCGGCTCCTGCAGCTCGGCGATGTCCTGCACCGGCAGGTAGGTCAGCACGCGTTCGTTGGGCTTGCCGCCGAGCACGAAGCGGTTGACGTAGACCGGTTCGGCCAGCTTGGACAGCGGCACGTTGTCGTCGTAGTCGCGCTCCAGTTCCCAGCTGCCACGGCGGCCGCCGCGCTGGTATTCGGCGAAGAACTTCGGCAAGGACTTGTCGGAGACCTTCAGGAACTCGACATCGACTTCCTTGACGTTGACCGACACCACCGGCAGGCCGCGCGATTCCTTGGCCGGCAGCACGCTGCCCTGCGAGGCGAAACCGACCACCGGATCCAGCGGACCGGTATAGACCTTCTGCTTGATCTCTTTGCCCAGACGATTGCCGTCCGCGGCGCTCAGGCCGGCGCGGATCGTGACTTCGTAGTCCTTGCTCGCTTCAACGTAAGGGAAACGCAGGATCTTGCCGCCCTTGTCCAGCACCCAGCTGCCCTTGACGGTGGCGCCGCCGGGGCCGGCGACTGCGATCAGTTCGTCGAAGGACTGGGTACCGACCAGAGGACGGCTGAATTCGAGCGCGATGGCCAGATCGCCGTCGTGCTGGTCGGGATAGGCGGACGCCAGGGCGAAACCCTGCACCTGTTCGGGCTTGGCCTTGATCGCCTCGCCGCTAGGCGGCGGCAGCTGGCCGTGGTCGTCGCGCTTGCAGGCGGCGAAACCGGCGAGCAGCAACGCCAGCAACAGGATCCTGGCCGCGATTCCGGCCACCACAATTCCGCGATTGCGCATGCCCCTTCCCCATTCCCTCGAGTCGATTCGAGTATATGACGAAGAAGTGAGCGAAAAGCGGTCGCTTCAATGCGTGGAAACCAAAGCCCCTCTCCCGTCGGGAGAGGGGTTGGGGTGAGGGTTCGGCGGAGCGATATCGCTCAAGTTCGCGAGAAAAAACACCGCATGTTCGAAGGATGCCGCGACCAGCGATGATCGCGGCTTCGCCGAATCCTCATCCGGCGCTGCGCGCCACCTTCTCCCGAGGGGAGAAGGTTGATGAGCCCCTACTCTTAAGCGGGCGGATGCTGCTCCGGCAGATCGGCGCCCGCACCGGCCGCCTCCTCGCCCTCGTCCAGCGACGCGTCCAGGCGCTCGATCGCCTGCAGGCTCTCGTCGTCCGCCAGCCGGATCAGGGTCACGCCCTGGGTATTGCGGCCGACCTGCGAGATCTCCGCGGCGCGGGTGCGCACCAGCGTGCCGCCATCGGAGATCAGCAGCACCTCGTGGTGGTCGCTGAGCTGGATCGCGCCGACCAGCTTGCCGTTGCGCGCCGTAGTCTGCAGCGCGATCACGCCCTGCGTGCCGCGGCCCTTGCGCGGGTAGTCGGCCGCCGGCGTGCGCTTGCCGAATCCGCGTTCGCTGGCGGTGAGGATGTCGCCCTCGCCTTCGACCACGACCAGGCTCTTGACCGCTTCGCCCTCGGCCAGGCGGATGCCGCGCACGCCGGTAGCGGTGCGGCCCATGGCGCGCACTTCGCGTTCGGCGAAACGAACGGCCTTGCCGTTGGAAGCGAACAGCATCACGTCGCGCTCGCCGTCGGTCAGGGCCACGCCGATCAGCGCATCCCCCTCGTCCAGGCTGATCGCGATCTTGCCGCGCTGCAGGCGGTACGCGAACTCGGGCAGCGGTGTCTTCTTGACCGTACCGTTGCGCGTGGCGAACAGCACGTATTGGCCTTCGGCGTACTCGCGCACCGGCAGCACGGCCTGCACTTGCTCGCCCTGCTCCAGCGGGATCCAGTTGATGATCGGCCGGCCGCGCGCGTTCGGGCCGGCGTCGGGCAACTGATGCACCGACAGCCAGAACACGCGGCCGGCGCTGGTGAAGGTAAGCAAGGTGTCGTGCGTGTTCACCAGCCACAACTGGTCGATGAAATCCTCTTCCTTGGTCGCCGCCGCCGAACGGCCGCGGCCGCCGCGGCGCTGCGCGCGGTAGGCGCTCACCGGCTGGCGCTTGGCGTAGCCGGCGTGCGACAACGTGACCACCACGTCCTCCGGCGCGATCAGGTCCAGGATGTCCAGATCCTCTTCGCTGGCGCGGATTTCGCTGCGGCGCGCATCGCCGAACTCTTCCTTCACGTTGCGCAGCTCGGTGCGGATCACTTCCATCAGCACGTCGGGATTCTCGAGGATCTCGATCAGGCCGCGGATGGTTTCCAGCAACTGCTTGTACTCGTCGGTCAGCTTCTCCTGTTCCAGCCCGGTCAGGCGGTGCAGGCGCATTTCCAGGATTTCCTTGGCCTGCGCCTCGGACAACTGGTAGCGCCCATCGATCAAACCGATCGACTTGGACAGATCTTCAGGACGCGAGGCTTCCGCGCCGGCCGCGCCCAATAGCGCGCCGACCAGACCCGGTTCCCAGGTCTTGGCCAACATGCGCTCGCGCGCTTCGTTCGGGTTGGCCGAGGTCTTGATCAGCTCGATCATCTCGTCGATGTTGGCGAGCGCGACCGTCAGGCCTTCCAAAATATGGGCGCGGTTGCGAGCTTTGCGCAGTTCGAAGATGGTCCGGCGGGTCACCACTTCGCGGCGGTGGCGGACGAACGCTTCCAGCATCTGCTTCAGGTTCAGCAGCTGCGGCCGGCCGTCGACCAGCGCGACCATGTTGATGCCGAACACCGATTCCATCGGCGTCTGCGAATACAGATTGTTCAGCACCACATCGGCCGAATCGCCGCGCTTGATCTCGATGTAGATGCGCATGCCGTCCTTGTCGGACTCGTCGCGCAGCTCGCTGATGCCTTCCAGCTTCTTCTCTTTGACCAGTTCCGCGATCTTCTCGATCAATCGCGACTTGTTGACCTGGTACGGGATTTCGGTGACGACGATCGCCTCGCGGCCGTTGTCGTCGTTGATCTCGATATCGGCCTTGGCGCGCATCCGCACCCGGCCGCGGCCGGTGCGGTAGGCCAGGTGGATGCCGCCGACGCCGTTGATGATGCCGGCGGTCGGGAAATCCGGACCCGGGATGTGCTGCATCAGGCCGTCGATGTCGATCTCGGGATCGTCGATCAGCGCGATCGTGGCCGCGATCACTTCGCCCAGGTTGTGCGGCGGGATGTTGGTGGCCATGCCCACCGCGATGCCGGCCGAGCCGTTGACCAGCAGGTTCGGGAACCGCGTCGGCAGGACGGTCGGCTCGTTTTCCTTCTCGTCGTAGTTGAGCTGGAAGTCGACGGTTTCTTTATCGATGTCCGCCAGCAGCTCGTGGGTGAGCCGGGTCATGCGCGCTTCGGTGTAGCGCATCGCCGCGGCGTCGTCGCCGTCGACCGAACCGAAGTTGCCTTGGCCGTCGACCAGCAGGTAGCGCAGCGAGAACGGTTGGGCCATGCGCACCAGGGTGTCGTACACCGACTGGTCGCCGTGCGGGTGGTACTTACCGATCACGTCGCCGACGATGCGCGCCGACTTCACGTGCGGCTTGTTGCTGTGGGTGCCGAGCTCGTTCATCGCGTACAGCACGCGCCGGTGGACCGGCTTGAGGCCGTCGCGGACGTCGGGAAGCGCGCGCCCGACGATCACGCTCATGGCGTAATCCAGGTAGCTGCGGCGCATCTCGTCTTCGAGATTGACGGGGATGATTTCCTTGGCGAGTTCTGCCATCAGGGGTCCGTAATTGAAGGGGTTTGCACGCCCAAGGCCGACCTGCGGACCGGGGGTCCGCGACGCCGGAAATGGGCCGGTTTCGGAGACGTGAAATCATACCACAGAAACAGCTTGTGAAACCACCGAAAACCTGCGTAGAAACAGGCACTTGCAGTGAGTTTTCCCGGACTGCCCCGGCATTGGTCTCAGAGGTCTTGCGACAGTCCCGCTTTTTGTAGGAGCGGCTTTAGCCGCGAGCTTTTCCTACATGCCACGATATGATGGAAAGAGCTCGCGGCTAAAGCCGCTCCTACGAAGAGCAAAAGCGCTTTAGGCGCCGAAAATAGCCTTCATGCGCTCGGCATCCGGATGCTCGACGATGCCCTTCTCGGTGACGATGGCGTCGATCAGCGCGGCCGGCGTCACGTCGAACACCGGGTTCCAGGCCTGGATGCCGTCGGCCACGGTGCGGCTGCCGGACACGCCGAGCAGTTCGCTCGGGTCGCGTTCCTCGATTTCGATCAGGTCGCCGCTGGGCGTGTCCATGTCGACCGTCGACGACGGCGCCACCACCATGAACTTCTTGCCGTGGTGGCGCGCGGAGATCGCCAGCTGGTAGGTGCCGATCTTGTTGGCCGTGTCGCCATTGGCGCAGATGCGGTCGGCGCCGACGACGACCCAATCCACCTGCCCGCTCTTCATCAAGTGCGAGGCGGCGGCGTCGGCGATCAGGGTGGCGTCGATGCCGTCCTGCTGCAATTCCCACACCGTCAGGCGCGAACCTTGCATCCACGGACGCGTTTCGTCGGCGAACACCTTGCCGATGCGCCCCTGCGCGACGCCGGCACGGATCACGCCTAAGGCGGTACCGAAGCCGGCGGTGGCCAGCGAGCCGGTATTGCAGTGGGTGAGCACGCCGCTGCCCGGAGCGATCAATGCAGCGCCCATCTCGCCCATCCGGCGGTTGGCGGCCAGGTCTTCCGTGGCGATGGCTTGCGCTTCGCGTTCCAGCACGTCCCGCCAATCGCCGCCGGCGCCGGCCAGCGCGCGCCGCATCCGCGCCAGCGCCCAAGCCAGGTTCACCGCGGTGGGGCGCGCAGCGTTGAGCCGCTGCAAGGCGGGTTCGAGTTTCGCCAGCGCCGCTGCGCCGTCGCCGGCATCGATATCGCGCGCGGCGAGCACCGCGCCCCAGGCCGCAGCGATGCCGATCGCCGGTGCGCCGCGCACGGCGAGGGCATGGATTGCCCCTGCGACCTCGTCGCTGGTCGCAGCCGTCAGGTATTCCACCGCGAACGGGAGTTTGCGCTGGTCGAGCAGTTCGAGCGCCGCGCCGGTCCAGCGGATCGGGCGAATGCGGTCGTAGCGGTCGTACTCGATATCGTTGGCCATGCCGCTAGTTTAACAATGCGCATGGGCCGAGCGTCTCTGCTCTTCGTGGGAGCGGCTTTAGCCGCGAGCTCCTTCCTCCCGTCCGCGCGATCCAAGGGAAAAAGAGCTCGCGGCTAAAACCGCTCCCACGAAGAGCCTTCAACGCAGCTCGAACTCGGCCCTGCATCCGCTGCGCACCCACACGCCCTCTTCGTCCCAGCCCCAGGTCTGGTCCTTGACGCACACGGCATCGGACAGCTGCCGCAGCAATCTTACGCCTTGGTCGATGCTGGCTTTGCAGCGGCGCTCCTTGCCGCCTTTGGATTCGCATCGCACGCGTTCGCCCAGTCCATGTCCGCCCGCTACCTTGAACTCGCCGCGGCAACCTTGCGATACCCAGATCCCGCGTTCGTCCCGGCCCCAACTCTGATCCAGTATGCAAGGGCTGTCCGACAATTGCCGGACCAGGTAAATGCGTTCCTTGGATTCGATGGGGCAAGACTGCCAACGGCCATCTCCCGATTCGCAGCGCAATAGATCGCTCGCTTGGCTACCGCGATTGTTTCCGATCGCGAAGTACGCGCGGCAGCCCTGCGTCACCCAGATGCCGTTACGGCCGAATCCCCAGGACGTGCCCTCGATGCAGGGCGAATCGGACAATTGCCGGACCAACTTCACGCCGCCGCTGGTATCGCCCGGACACTGGCGCGTCCTTCCCTCGTCCGATTCGCAGCGGACCACGTCCTTCGGAAGCGCCCTGCGCGATTCGTTGTAGTTCTCCACCTGCGCGCAGGCATCGCCGATGCCGAGCATCGAGCCAGCGAATAACAGAACGCCGCAGTACAGCATCTGACGCATGGCGACCCCTGGATTAAACGCCATATTGCGACTCTAACCCGCGCACATGAAAGCGGGCGCAAAGATCTTCGCCCGGCCTACGATGCGCCGCAAGTGTTGCGCTTGCCGTTCAGGCTCTTTCGAAACCGAACGCGATCGCGTCGCCGATACGGTCAGCGCCGAGCATCGCCATCAATAGGCGGTCGACGCCCAGCGCCACGCCGGCGCATTGCGGCAGTCCGTGCTCGAGCGCGGCCAGCAGCCTTTCGTCGACCGGCGGCGACGGCGCGCCGCGCGACTCGCGCACGGCTAGGTCGCGCTGAAAACGCTTCCCCTGTTCGGCCGCGTCCTGCAGCTCGTGGTAGCCGTTGGCGAGCTCCAGCGGGCCCAAGTAGATTTCGAAGCGCTCGGCCACCGGCGGATCGCCCGGGCGTATCCGCGCCAACGCGCATTGCGAGGCCGGATAGTCGTATACGGCGGTCAGGCGGTCCGCCGCGAACGTCGGCTGGATGCGGTGGGTCATCAGCAAATCCAGCCAGTCGTCGCGGCCGAGGCCTGCGGGATCGATTTCGATCTCGCCCAGGGCCGCGCGGAATTCGTCGTCGGTCCCCGTCGCGGTATCGATGCCGAGGTGCCGGCGATACAGGTCGCGGTATGTGATCTTTTCGACGCGCGCATCGCGTCCGACCAACGCGAGCGCCGCACGCACCAGGGCCACGCTCTCGTCGATCAGCCGGAAATGGTCCCAGCCGGTGCGGTACCACTCCAGCATCGTGAATTCGGGGTTATGGCGGCCGCCGGCCTCGCCGTCGCGGAACACGCGGCCCAATTCGTAGCAATCGCCGACGCCGCCGGCGAGCAAGCGTTTGAGCGGGTACTCGGGCGACGTGCGCAGCCAGCGCGTGCGCGGCGCGCCTTCGGTGCGGCCGGAGAATTGCAGCGAGAACGAGGCGATGTTCGGATCGGTGTTGCCGGCCACCGACAGGATCGGCGTTTCCACTTCCAGCACATCGCGCTCGGCGAAGAAAGCGCGGATGGCCGCGTACAGCCGCGCGCGCAGCCGGATGGCTTCCGGTTGCGCGGACGGGCGCCAATCGCCTGCCTTCGCCGTCATGGCTTCAGCCGTTCTTGGCGAGGAAGTCGAGCAGCTTGGCTTCGTCCCATATTTCCAGGCCCAGCTCCTGCGCCTTGGCCAGCTTGGAGCCGGCCGCTTCGCCGGCGATTACGATGCCCGTCTTCTTGGAGACGCTGCCGGATACCTTGGCGCCCAGGGCTTCGAGCCTGGCGCCGGCTTCGTCGCGCGACATCGATTCCAGGCCGCCGGTCAGCACCACCGTCTTGCCCGACAGCGGTCCGTCGACCGCGCGCTGCGGCGCGCCTTCCGGCCAGTGCACGCCGTTCTTGCGCAATCCGGCGATCACTTCCCGGTTGTGCTGTTCGGCGAAGAAGTGGGCGATGCGCGCGGCCACCACCGGTCCGACATCGGGCACTTCGGTCAGCGTCGCTTCGTCGGCGGCCATCAGCGGCGCCAACGCGCCGAAGTGGCGCGCCAACGTTTTCGCGGTGCTTTCGCCGACGTCGCGGATGCCCAGCGCGTACAACAGGCGCTCGAGCGTGGTGTTGCGGCTGGCGTCGATGCCGGCGATCAGGTTTTCGGCCCATTTGCTGGCCACTTTGCCCGCTTTCACCGTTTCGGGAACGGTGCCGTCGCGCTCGTCCGCGCGGCGCTTCATTTCCAGGAAGTCGTCGACGGTCAGCTTGTACAGATCGGCGACCGTTTCGACATAACCGAATTCGACCAGCGCATCGACGAAGCGTTCGCCCAGGCCGCCGATGTCCATCGCCCGGCGCGACGAGAAATGGATCAGGGCCTCCTTGCGCTGCGCGGGGCAGAACAGGCCGCCGGTGCAGCGCGCGACCACTTCGCCTTCTTCGCGCACCACGTCCGAGCCGCAGATCGGGCATTCCGTCGGCAGCGCGTACGGCGGATGCAGCGGCTTGCCCTTCTTGTCGAGCGGGCGCCGCTCCTCGATCACCCGCACGACTTCCGGAATCACGTCGCCGGCGCGGCGGACGATGATGCTGTCGCCGACGCGCACATCGAGCCGTGCGATCTGGTCGGCGTTGTGCAGCGTGGCGCGGCCTACCATGACGCCGCCCACATGCACCGGCGTCATCTGCACCCACGGAGTCACCGCGCCGGTGCGGCCGACGTTGACCTCGATCGACTCGACCACGGTGGCCTCTTCCTGCGCCGGGAACTTGTGCGCCAGGGCCCAGCGCGGCGCGCGCGAGACGAAGCCCATCGCGCGCTGCTGGTCGTAGCGGTTGAGCTTGTACACCACGCCGTCGATGTCGAACGGCAACGCATTTCGCTCCTCGCCGACGCGCCGGTAATAGGCCAGCAATCCTTCGGTGCCGGTGGCCGCGTCGGCCAGCGACGACACGGGAAGGCCGAGTTCGCGCAGCCACGCCAGCGTTTCGGTGTGGGTTTTTGGCAGCTTGGCGTCGGTTTCGCCCAGCGCGTAGGCGTAGAAGCTCAGCGGACGCTGCGCGGTGATGCGCGGATCCAGCTGGCGCAACGAGCCGGCCGCGCCGTTGCGCGGATTGGCCAGCGTCTTCGCGCCGTGTTCGGCGGCCCAGGCGTTGTACTTTTCGAAAGCGGCCTTGGGCATGTAGACCTCGCCGCGCACTTCCAGCACTTTCGGCGGCTTGCCGCGCAATTGCAGCGGGATCGCGCGCACGGTGCGCAGATTGGGCGTGACGTCTTCGCCGGTGACGCCGTCGCCGCGCGTGGCGCCGCGGACGAACTTGCCGTCTTCGTAGCGAAGGCTGATCGCCAGGCCGTCGAGTTTGGGTTCGACGGAGAATTCCGGGGCGTCGTCGCCGGTTTCCCTGCTGATGCGGGCGACGAAATCGGCCACTTCCTCGTCGGCGAACGCGTTCGCCAGCGACAGCATCGGCACCGCATGCTTCACTTCGGCGAACTTGGACGACGGTTTGTCGCCTACGCGCTGGGACGGCGAATTGGGATCGGCCAGTTCGGGGTGCTCGGCTTCGAGCGCTTCCAGTTCGCGCAGCAGGCGGTCGTACTCGCCGTCCGGGATGCTGGGATCGTCGAGCACGTGATAGCGGTAGTTGGCGTCTTCCAGCTGGCGCCGGAGCTTGGCGATGCGGTCGGCGGGTTTGGGGCTCATCGGCGGATTCTAGCGCGCCCGATTCGGCCGCGGCTTTTCGTAGGAGCGGCTTTAGCCGCGAGCTTTTGCTCCTGCTGTTGCCCCCCCTTTGAAAAAGGGGGCTACGGGGGATTTGCTCTTGATCTTGCTTTTAAAAGCAACAGCAAAAGCAAACCCCCCTCAATCCCCCTTTTACAAAGGGGAAGAAAGGCAAGAGCTCGCGGCTAAAGCCGCTCCTACGAAAAGCGGTACTACCAGCGCGGGGAACGCTTGATCGGCGGCGCTTCGTGCTGCCGGTCGTAGGCGCGCAGGTCGTCGCGGATGTGGGCGATGCGCTGGCGTCCGAGCGCATTGCGCTCCTGATCCAGCACCACGCCGTTGAGCAGTTCGGCCATGCGCTGCGCGGTCGGCAGCATCGTATCCCAGGCTTCCAGCGCGGACAGCGGCGCCGGCAGCGTCAGGAAGAAGGCGATCGCCGGCGTCTGCAACGACTGGATCTCGGCCATCTCGAAGCTGCCCGGTTTCATGATGTTGGCCACGCTGAAGATCGGGCCGCGTTCGGGATGCCCTTCCATCAACCGGTGGAACACGTTCATGTGGCCGAAGGTGAGCCCGGCCTTTTCCGCAGCGACCACGATGTCCGGCCCTTGCAGCTGCTGGCCGGCGCGCGCGGCGACGTACAGCGAGATGATCTTGTCGAAGTTTTCGCTGTCGCGGCGGCCCAGGTCGCTGCCGGCCGAAGCGCCGCCGATCGCGTCGTCGAGCAGGCTCAACTCGGATTGCACGGCCGCATCGTCGCTATATCCGCCGCCGGCCAAGTCGCCTTCGATCTGCGCGCCGAGCGTCGGCTCCATGCGCTCGCCTTCGTTGCGCGCGGCCTTGTCGACGCGCCGTCCTTGCGCGCCCCGGCGCGGGCGTCCGAAAAAATAGATGGCGGCCACCAGCAGGATGCCGGCGATGAGGATTCCGGTTCGCAACAGCCATACGTCGGACATCGTTTCCTCCTTCTAACTGCTGGGATTCGGGATTCGGGGTTTGGGATTCGTCGAGCGAGCCGCTCGCATTTCCCAATCTCGAATCACCAATTCCGAATCACGGCTCAAGCAGCACCGGCCAGGCGCGCGGCTTCGGCCAGGTCGACCGACACCAACCGGCTCACGCCGGGTTCGCGCATGGTAACGCCGCTCAACTGGTGGGCGGCCTCCATCGTGGCCTTGTTGTGGGTGACGAACAGGAACTGTACGTGTTCGCTCATCTCGCTGACCAGCGCCGTGAAGCGGCCGACATTGGCTTCGTCCAGTGGCGCGTCGACTTCGTCCAGGAGGCAGAACGGCGCCGGATTGAGCTGGAAGATGGCGAATACCAGCGCCACCGCCGTCATCGCCTTCTCGCCGCCCGACAGCAGCGTGATGTTGGAAACGCGCTTGCCCGGCGGGCGCGCCATGATCGTCACGCCGGTATCGAGCAGGTCCTCGCCCGTCAACTCCAGATAGGCGTGGCCGCCGCCGAACAGGCGCGGATACAGGGCCTGGATGCCGGAATTGACGCGGTCGAAGGTGTCCTTGAAGCGGCCGCGGGTCTCGCGGTCGATCTTGCGGATGGCGTCTTCCAGCGTTTCCAGCGCGGCGGTGAGGTCGGCGTCCTGCGCGTCGAGGTATTCCTTGCGCTGCGCGGCTTCGGCGTGTTCGTGGATGGCGGCCAGGTTGACCGGTTCCAGGCGACGCAGCTTGGCGTCGAAATCGAGGACGGTCTTTTCCCACGCGGCGACGTCCGCGTCGTCGGCGAGGCTGGAGACGACATCGTCGAGCACGAAGCCGGCGGCGGCGACCGCTTCCGATAGCTGTTCCGCCTTAAGCGACAAGGCCTGCTGGTCCAGCTTGGCCTGCGAGATCGCATCGCGCTGCACGATGGCCTGTTCGTCGCGCTGGTGCCGGGTGTGCTCGAAACCGCGCAGCTCGTTGTCGATGCCTTCGACATCGGCGCGCGCGGCATTCAGCGCCTTGTCGGCGACGACGCGTTTTTCGAGCAGCGCCTGGCGTTCGACTTCCAGTGTTTTGACCGGGTCGTCGCCTTCGCTCAACTGCGAGGTCAGCTCGCCCAGGCGCCCGTCGAGCTGGCCGCGCTGGCCACCCATGCGGTCCAGGGCCTGGGTCAACGCCAACACTTGCGCGCGTTGCGATTCGAGCGTCAGCGCGAGCGCGTGCGCCGCATCGCGCGATTCGCGTGCGGCGCTGCGGGCAGCGTCGCGGATTTCGACCAGACGCGTGCGCTCTTCGTCGAGCGCGCGGCGCGCGTTCTCGAATTGCGCCATGCGCGATACGGCGTCTTCCTGCTTCGAACGCGCCTCGCGGGCCTGTTCGCGGCTGGTCTCCAGCGTCGCGGAGAGTTGCGCGAGTTCGGCGTCGATCTTCTCGATGCGGGCGCGTGCGGATTCGAGCCGGCCCTGCTGGCTCTGCAGCTGGCCGGCGAGTTCGGACACGCCGCGGTGCGCCATGTACGAAGCGCGCTGCGCGTCTTCGCGCTGCTGTTCGGCGGCGAGCAGGCGATCGCGCCAGGCGACGATGCCGCGGTCGAGCTCGGCTTCGCGCTTCTGCAGCGCTTCGATCTCGGCGCGCAGCGTCTGGATTTCGCGTTCGCGCAGCAGCGCGCCCTGCTTGGCGGCGCCCGAGCGCACCATGCGCACCCAACCGGCGCCGAGGCGCTCGCCGTGGCGGGTGATGACCGATTCGCCCTCGCCCAGGCGCGGCAGCAAAGCGCGCGCGGACGGCAGGTCTTCGGCGACATGCAGTTTGGCCAGCAGGCGGCGGATCGCATCCGGGCCCTTCACCTTCGCCGCGAGTGTGCCCGCGGGCGCGCTGAAACCTTCATCGGCCGGCGACACCAGGGTCAAGCGGCCTTCGGCCAGCTCGCCCAGCGCATCGACCAGCGCTTCGGGCGCTTCGACGAGCACGCCTTCGATCAGTTGGCCGAGCGCGCCTTCGACGGCGTTCTCCCAGCCGGCTTCGACGACGAGCTTCTCGCCGACGCGCGCCGACGAATCCAGGCCCTGCTGGCGCAGCCATTCCACCGCCGCGCCTTGTTCCTGGCCCAACGCGGCGTGCTGCAGCGTTTCCAACGACGACAGGCGGCCGCGCGCCGTTTGCGCCTGCTTGCGCACTTCGGCCAGTTCGGCCTGCGCGGTGCGTTGCTGGTCCTGCAATTCGGTGACGGCCCGCTTGCGCGTCTCGACTTCCTGGTCGAGCGTTTCGAGCGAGGCTTTCTGCGTATCGTGCTGGGCCTGGACTTGGGTGAACGAAGCCGCCAGCGCGTCCAGGTCCAAGCCGCTGCGTTCGTTGCCGAGAATTTCGCGGCGGCGGTCGGCGTCCAACGCCTGACGGTCGAGATAGTCGACGCGGGTGCGTTCCACATCGCCCGCGCGCGCGGCTTCGGATTGCTCGCGCGCGTGCGCGTCCCAGCGCTGCTGCCAGTCGGCCAGCGCCGCTTCGGCGTCGCGCAACGCGTCCTGGCGCGCGCCGTCGTCCTGCTGCAATTGCGCCAGTTGCGGTTCCACCTCGGCCATCGCGGCGCGCAGCACGTCGAGCTTGGCCTGGTCGCCGCTGATGTGCTGGCCGAGCTCGGCCAGCGCGGCCTGCGCTTCGTCGCGCGCGCGCTGCAGACGCTGCGCCATTTCCTGCTGGTGCTGGATCTGC encodes:
- the ligA gene encoding NAD-dependent DNA ligase LigA, producing MSPKPADRIAKLRRQLEDANYRYHVLDDPSIPDGEYDRLLRELEALEAEHPELADPNSPSQRVGDKPSSKFAEVKHAVPMLSLANAFADEEVADFVARISRETGDDAPEFSVEPKLDGLAISLRYEDGKFVRGATRGDGVTGEDVTPNLRTVRAIPLQLRGKPPKVLEVRGEVYMPKAAFEKYNAWAAEHGAKTLANPRNGAAGSLRQLDPRITAQRPLSFYAYALGETDAKLPKTHTETLAWLRELGLPVSSLADAATGTEGLLAYYRRVGEERNALPFDIDGVVYKLNRYDQQRAMGFVSRAPRWALAHKFPAQEEATVVESIEVNVGRTGAVTPWVQMTPVHVGGVMVGRATLHNADQIARLDVRVGDSIIVRRAGDVIPEVVRVIEERRPLDKKGKPLHPPYALPTECPICGSDVVREEGEVVARCTGGLFCPAQRKEALIHFSSRRAMDIGGLGERFVDALVEFGYVETVADLYKLTVDDFLEMKRRADERDGTVPETVKAGKVASKWAENLIAGIDASRNTTLERLLYALGIRDVGESTAKTLARHFGALAPLMAADEATLTEVPDVGPVVAARIAHFFAEQHNREVIAGLRKNGVHWPEGAPQRAVDGPLSGKTVVLTGGLESMSRDEAGARLEALGAKVSGSVSKKTGIVIAGEAAGSKLAKAQELGLEIWDEAKLLDFLAKNG
- a CDS encoding DUF3011 domain-containing protein — protein: MRQMLYCGVLLFAGSMLGIGDACAQVENYNESRRALPKDVVRCESDEGRTRQCPGDTSGGVKLVRQLSDSPCIEGTSWGFGRNGIWVTQGCRAYFAIGNNRGSQASDLLRCESGDGRWQSCPIESKERIYLVRQLSDSPCILDQSWGRDERGIWVSQGCRGEFKVAGGHGLGERVRCESKGGKERRCKASIDQGVRLLRQLSDAVCVKDQTWGWDEEGVWVRSGCRAEFELR
- the mtnA gene encoding S-methyl-5-thioribose-1-phosphate isomerase — its product is MANDIEYDRYDRIRPIRWTGAALELLDQRKLPFAVEYLTAATSDEVAGAIHALAVRGAPAIGIAAAWGAVLAARDIDAGDGAAALAKLEPALQRLNAARPTAVNLAWALARMRRALAGAGGDWRDVLEREAQAIATEDLAANRRMGEMGAALIAPGSGVLTHCNTGSLATAGFGTALGVIRAGVAQGRIGKVFADETRPWMQGSRLTVWELQQDGIDATLIADAAASHLMKSGQVDWVVVGADRICANGDTANKIGTYQLAISARHHGKKFMVVAPSSTVDMDTPSGDLIEIEERDPSELLGVSGSRTVADGIQAWNPVFDVTPAALIDAIVTEKGIVEHPDAERMKAIFGA
- the epmA gene encoding EF-P lysine aminoacylase EpmA encodes the protein MTAKAGDWRPSAQPEAIRLRARLYAAIRAFFAERDVLEVETPILSVAGNTDPNIASFSLQFSGRTEGAPRTRWLRTSPEYPLKRLLAGGVGDCYELGRVFRDGEAGGRHNPEFTMLEWYRTGWDHFRLIDESVALVRAALALVGRDARVEKITYRDLYRRHLGIDTATGTDDEFRAALGEIEIDPAGLGRDDWLDLLMTHRIQPTFAADRLTAVYDYPASQCALARIRPGDPPVAERFEIYLGPLELANGYHELQDAAEQGKRFQRDLAVRESRGAPSPPVDERLLAALEHGLPQCAGVALGVDRLLMAMLGADRIGDAIAFGFERA
- the gyrA gene encoding DNA gyrase subunit A; translated protein: MAELAKEIIPVNLEDEMRRSYLDYAMSVIVGRALPDVRDGLKPVHRRVLYAMNELGTHSNKPHVKSARIVGDVIGKYHPHGDQSVYDTLVRMAQPFSLRYLLVDGQGNFGSVDGDDAAAMRYTEARMTRLTHELLADIDKETVDFQLNYDEKENEPTVLPTRFPNLLVNGSAGIAVGMATNIPPHNLGEVIAATIALIDDPEIDIDGLMQHIPGPDFPTAGIINGVGGIHLAYRTGRGRVRMRAKADIEINDDNGREAIVVTEIPYQVNKSRLIEKIAELVKEKKLEGISELRDESDKDGMRIYIEIKRGDSADVVLNNLYSQTPMESVFGINMVALVDGRPQLLNLKQMLEAFVRHRREVVTRRTIFELRKARNRAHILEGLTVALANIDEMIELIKTSANPNEARERMLAKTWEPGLVGALLGAAGAEASRPEDLSKSIGLIDGRYQLSEAQAKEILEMRLHRLTGLEQEKLTDEYKQLLETIRGLIEILENPDVLMEVIRTELRNVKEEFGDARRSEIRASEEDLDILDLIAPEDVVVTLSHAGYAKRQPVSAYRAQRRGGRGRSAAATKEEDFIDQLWLVNTHDTLLTFTSAGRVFWLSVHQLPDAGPNARGRPIINWIPLEQGEQVQAVLPVREYAEGQYVLFATRNGTVKKTPLPEFAYRLQRGKIAISLDEGDALIGVALTDGERDVMLFASNGKAVRFAEREVRAMGRTATGVRGIRLAEGEAVKSLVVVEGEGDILTASERGFGKRTPAADYPRKGRGTQGVIALQTTARNGKLVGAIQLSDHHEVLLISDGGTLVRTRAAEISQVGRNTQGVTLIRLADDESLQAIERLDASLDEGEEAAGAGADLPEQHPPA